The Candidatus Phaeomarinobacter ectocarpi genome includes a region encoding these proteins:
- a CDS encoding c-type cytochrome: MDSFEFNKVAGAVLASLLILLGVGMFLVPSLYAPTEPEQQAYIVEGVEEEGGAGAGAAEAPIEQPIEALIAVATADRGERVARRCVACHSFDDGGDNKIGPNLWNVMGGKKAHLDNFNYSAAMASSPGQWTWDSMNAFLKKPSDYIPGTIMSFAGLNKPEDRAAIMVYLAEQAPTPFAKPAVPEAAPVEEAAAAEGAPAAGEAAPVEEAAPAASSGGGDEPERNGRPNTETAQ, from the coding sequence ATGGACAGTTTTGAATTCAACAAGGTTGCAGGCGCCGTTCTGGCATCGCTCCTGATACTGCTGGGCGTTGGCATGTTCCTGGTCCCATCGCTTTATGCGCCCACCGAGCCCGAGCAACAGGCTTACATCGTCGAGGGCGTCGAGGAAGAAGGCGGAGCCGGCGCAGGCGCTGCAGAAGCACCCATTGAGCAGCCGATTGAGGCATTGATTGCCGTTGCAACGGCAGACCGCGGTGAGCGCGTGGCGCGCCGCTGCGTTGCCTGCCACTCATTTGATGATGGCGGCGACAACAAGATCGGCCCAAATCTTTGGAACGTCATGGGCGGCAAGAAGGCCCATCTGGACAACTTCAACTATTCAGCAGCTATGGCCAGTTCGCCGGGCCAGTGGACGTGGGACTCCATGAATGCGTTCCTGAAGAAGCCAAGCGACTACATCCCCGGCACCATCATGTCCTTCGCAGGCCTCAACAAGCCTGAAGATCGGGCTGCCATCATGGTCTATCTCGCAGAACAGGCACCGACACCATTTGCCAAGCCGGCTGTCCCGGAAGCAGCACCAGTTGAAGAAGCAGCTGCTGCGGAAGGTGCACCTGCAGCCGGAGAAGCCGCTCCTGTCGAAGAAGCGGCCCCTGCGGCATCTTCAGGTGGCGGCGATGAGCCCGAGCGCAACGGCCGTCCAAACACCGAAACAGCTCAGTAG